A single window of Streptomyces sudanensis DNA harbors:
- a CDS encoding DUF3040 domain-containing protein has protein sequence MASGMDENRLLAEIERLLARDDPGLEARMSELTRQFADDPPAPGAAPPGGPDGDDGDGQARRERDWRKVLALVAVVVAVVGLLLTAILTQPPGSGTGPPPGSPAGLPAATVPRA, from the coding sequence ATGGCATCCGGGATGGACGAGAACCGCCTTCTCGCCGAGATCGAGAGGCTCCTCGCGCGCGACGACCCCGGTCTGGAGGCCCGGATGTCCGAACTCACCCGGCAGTTCGCCGACGATCCGCCCGCCCCCGGGGCCGCGCCGCCCGGGGGCCCGGACGGCGACGACGGGGACGGTCAGGCCCGCCGGGAGCGCGACTGGCGCAAGGTCCTCGCCCTGGTCGCCGTCGTGGTCGCCGTCGTCGGCCTGCTCCTCACCGCGATCCTCACCCAGCCGCCCGGATCGGGCACCGGGCCCCCTCCGGGCTCCCCGGCGGGACTGCCCGCCGCGACGGTCCCGCGGGCCTGA